CCTGTACCAGGCCACTGGAATACCGTTTCAGTCAGAATGGTATAAGCCACCATAGTACCAATCTGTACACCACCGACCGTTAGTACTGGCAGCATGGTGTTTTTCAATGCGTGTTGGTAGTAAATCTTGTTCAGCGCTAAGCCTTTCGCCTTACCAAACTTAATGTACTCAGAGCTAAGAACTTCAAGCATTTCAGAACGTACGAGGCGAATAAAGAGCGGTAGCATGATAGACGCCAGTGCAATACATGGCAGAACAAGGTGAGCTAGACCATCAAGGGTAAAGTAACCAGACTCCCAGCCAAATATATTGGCGGTTTCACCACGGCCATAAGAGGGTAACCAACCTAACTCAATCGAGAACACATACATCAGCATGATGGCGGTTAAGAAAACAGGAATCGAGATACCGATACTACTGCCGGCCATCACTAGCTTAGTAAAAAAGCTTTTGGGATGAATTGCTGAGTAGACACCAAGAGGAATCGAACAGAAAACAATGATAAGCGTGGCACCAAACACCAACTCGAGCGTGGCTACTAACTTATCAAGAATCACTTCAACCGCAGGGCGCTTGAAGAAGTAAGATGTACCTAAGTCACCTTGTAGCGCATTGCCAACAAAGCGAGTGTATTTTGTAATGAAGGGATCATTCAGACCTAGATCATCACGTAGCGCTTGGCGCTCGGCTTCTGAAACCGACTGACCAACCAACTCACGTAACGGGTCGCCTAAGTTATCCTGAATGGCAAACGCCACTAGACTGATCACAAACATCACTATCAGTGCCTGAAACAGGCGCTTGACCAGAAACGAAAACATTCCTTGCCCCTTAAACTTTCCATAGATTTCAGTCTTAAAAATGGTACTTAACCCGACTGAAACAAAGCTAAGCACCAAAAATCGACCAAGTACTCACAACGTTATGAGCACTTGGTCTGGTTCACTCGTGATTATTTAACCACTAGGTCACCGAAGTATGGGAAGTTCATACCGTTGATGATTGGACCAATCTCAACGTTACCTTTCGCTGCCCATGATGGATCTTGCCAGTGTAGAGGTACGAATGCCGCTTCGTTATATAGAATCTCTTCTACTTTCTTAAGCGATGCACTACGTTTCTCAAGATCCGTCATTGTGTTCGTTTCTACAATTAGCTTATCAACTTCAGCATTTGAGTAGTGGCCACAGTTGTACTGACCTTTACCTGTTTCTGCGTCACGCGTCATCGCTAGGAACTCAGTAAAGTTACCTGAATCCTCTGTATCTGGGTGCCAGCCGATCATTAGCATATCTGCCGCACACTTATCGAATTCAGGCCAGTATTGCGCTTTTGGCATTGTTTTCAGGTCAACCTTGATACCGATCTTAGACAGCATTGCTGCAGAAGCTTGAGCAATCTTGTCATCGTTCACGTAACGGTTGTTTGGCGCCATCATAGTTAGCGTGAAGCCTTTCTCGTAACCCGCTTCTTTCATCAGCTGTTTCGCTTTCTTAAGATCGTAGCGAGGTTTAAGATCTGCATTGTGACCAACGAAACCAACTGGGCTCTGTTGACCTGCAGCCGTTGCCGCACCCTTCATTACTTTCTTAGTGATACCTTCGTTGTTGATTGCGTAGGTAATCGCTTGACGAACGCGCACGTCT
Above is a genomic segment from Vibrio orientalis CIP 102891 = ATCC 33934 containing:
- a CDS encoding ABC transporter permease; protein product: MFSFLVKRLFQALIVMFVISLVAFAIQDNLGDPLRELVGQSVSEAERQALRDDLGLNDPFITKYTRFVGNALQGDLGTSYFFKRPAVEVILDKLVATLELVFGATLIIVFCSIPLGVYSAIHPKSFFTKLVMAGSSIGISIPVFLTAIMLMYVFSIELGWLPSYGRGETANIFGWESGYFTLDGLAHLVLPCIALASIMLPLFIRLVRSEMLEVLSSEYIKFGKAKGLALNKIYYQHALKNTMLPVLTVGGVQIGTMVAYTILTETVFQWPGTGFLFLEAINRVDTPLITAYVIFVGLIFVVTNTIVDLLYGIINPTVNITGKGA